The Blastopirellula marina region CGTTGTCGGCCAGCAGGCGATCGCGCAGTTCCTTGTAGTTGGCCAGCTGCCCATTGAAGGCGAAGCTGAACCATTTGTGCTTGAGCAAATGATGTCGCTCAAACGGTTGGGCGTAGCTGCGATCGTCTTCGCCGCAGGTGGCGTATCGGACATGGCCAATCGCGGCGCACCCGGCGTATTCCCTCATCAGCGCTTCGCTCTTGCCGCGATGCGACAGACGGAAGACTTCTCGCACCGTACCGATGTCGCGGTGGGTGTCGATCAACTGATTGCGGCCTGGCATGTACGTCGTCATGCCGGCGGCCAGCTGCCCCCGGTTCTGAATGTCGAGCAACATCCGAGGCAACAACCGCGAAATGTGCGCGGGGCCTTGAT contains the following coding sequences:
- a CDS encoding class II glutamine amidotransferase; translation: MLLDIQNRGQLAAGMTTYMPGRNQLIDTHRDIGTVREVFRLSHRGKSEALMREYAGCAAIGHVRYATCGEDDRSYAQPFERHHLLKHKWFSFAFNGQLANYKELRDRLLADNDHHLARETDTEIIMHELSREMNGDRKVPLIEALRNASQRFDGAYSLVMLNAEGDMLIARDPLGIKPLCYAIEGPMFAAASESVALLNLGFEPESIKSLEPGHAI